The following proteins come from a genomic window of Musa acuminata AAA Group cultivar baxijiao chromosome BXJ1-7, Cavendish_Baxijiao_AAA, whole genome shotgun sequence:
- the LOC135678878 gene encoding brassinosteroid-responsive RING protein 1-like gives MSISRENCYSTLVLFRFLREVVVFLSLMVNWLFFPCYDWWPTSSSAEDEAEGGKGADDRARHRAAAQAVRETLHVSTYGEVAGEEEEAGAVATACAVCLSEVSRWDKVWELRNCRHVFHQGCLDRWLDHDEHLSCPLCREPLLARRPPSLPPPPPEASWAVERLLYLFGDDLLPAPSS, from the coding sequence ATGAGCATCTCAAGGGAGAACTGCTACTCGACCCTTGTGCTGTTCCGATTCCTTAGAGAGGTTGTAGTCTTCTTGTCTCTCATGGTCAATTGGCTCTTCTTTCCCTGCTACGACTGGTGGCCTACTTCTTCATCCGCTGAAGACGAAGCGGAAGGAGGCAAAGGAGCAGACGACAGAGCTCGTCACCGCGCCGCGGCGCAAGCGGTGAGGGAGACCCTCCACGTGTCGACCTACGGCGAGGTggcgggagaggaggaggaggccggcGCCGTCGCCACGGCGTGCGCGGTGTGCCTGAGCGAGGTGAGCAGGTGGGACAAGGTGTGGGAGCTGAGGAACTGCAGGCATGTGTTCCACCAGGGATGCCTCGACCGGTGGCTCGACCACGACGAGCACCTCAGCTGCCCCCTCTGTCGCGAACCGCTCCTGGCTCGGCGGCCGCCGTCtcttccaccgccgccgccggaggccagctgggcggtggaacGTCTCCTCTACCTTTTCGGAGACGACCTCCTCCCTGCCCCTTCTTCATAG